From the Manihot esculenta cultivar AM560-2 chromosome 3, M.esculenta_v8, whole genome shotgun sequence genome, one window contains:
- the LOC122723295 gene encoding putative E3 ubiquitin-protein ligase XBAT35, which yields MHPPAFLHNPVSSTVQATAPPSAEELELAMALNASIQSAMAEAPIIDAHSGGASASTSWNEPVNAGSQSVLPSKATGSMWAAHEAGPSGNPTQHQIQNSDISTVQTATQAPDSVPSAPSIIDEIVEDGPIHYPSIDSSPIDMCSPPVDNLAASTGEKKENGGSSSCTICLDAPVEGACIPCGHMVGCMSCLKEIKAKKWGCPVCRANIDQVIRLYAV from the coding sequence ATGCATCCTCCTGCTTTTCTGCATAATCCTGTGTCTTCAACAGTTCAAGCGACAGCTCCTCCATCTGCAGAAGAGTTAGAATTAGCAATGGCACTCAATGCCTCTATCCAGTCTGCCATGGCAGAGGCACCAATTATTGATGCTCACTCTGGTGGAGCAAGTGCTTCCACCAGTTGGAATGAGCCCGTGAATGCTGGCAGTCaaagtgttcttccttcaaaagCAACTGGTAGTATGTGGGCTGCACATGAAGCTGGCCCTAGTGGCAATCCAACTCAGCACCAGATCCAGAACAGCGACATCTCTACTGTGCAGACAGCAACTCAAGCCCCTGATTCAGTCCCATCAGCTCCATCCATCATAGATGAGATTGTAGAAGATGGTCCAATTCATTATCCATCGATTGATTCTAGTCCTATTGATATGTGTTCCCCTCCTGTGGATAACTTAGCAGCTAGCACAGgcgaaaagaaagagaatggtGGTTCTTCATCCTGCACTATATGTTTGGATGCTCCAGTTGAGGGGGCGTGCATCCCATGTGGCCATATGGTTGGTTGTATGTCTTGTTTAAAGGAGATCAAAGCAAAGAAATGGGGTTGCCCTGTGTGCCGTGCCAATATCGACCAGGTTATAAGGCTGTATGCTGTTTGA